AGGACGGCGCCGAGGAAGGCGCGGTCGTGGCGCAGCGCCACCGTCTCCTTGTAGGCGACGGCGAGCACGTTGGAGAGGAACCGCGCGCTCATGCGCGCGCCTCCACGCTGGTCAGCGCCTTGCGCAGCAGCAGGGCGCCGAACAGGGCCAGCATGGCGATCTCCGGCAGCAGATCGGCGAGCCCCTCGCCGCGCAGGTAGATCGCCCGGCTGATGCGGATGTAATGGGTGGCCGGGAAGATCTCGGTCAGCCACTGCACCGGCAGCGGCATGTTGCGGATCGGGAAGGCGAAGCCGCTGAGCTGGACGAGCGGGATGCTGGTCAGCACCGTCTTCTGCACCGCCTCGGCGGCGGTGCCCGAGGTCGCCGAGATGATGAGGCCGAGGGCCAGCGACAGCAGCACGTAGAAGGACGACACGGCGACGAAGAGCAGCGCGCTGCCGTGCGGCCAGACGCCGAGCAGGAACCCGGCGGCGAGCACCATGAGGACGACGTCGAAGGTGAACACGCCGCCCAGCGGCAGCAGCTTGCCGAGCACGATCTCGAGCGCCGTCGCCGGCGTCACCTGCAACTGCTCGAAGGTGCCGCCGAGGCGCTCGTTCACCACCGACACGGCGGTGAGCAGGGTGGTGAGGAAGGTGAGGACGAAGCCGAAGGTGCCGGCCACCATGTACGGCACGCCGTCGAAGGTCGGATTGAAGAGCGCGCCGACCACGACCTCGACGCCGCCGCGCGCCGCCGCCGGCGGGCGCGTGGGTCCGCCGAGCGCGGCGACGCTGGCGGCGATGGTGCCGCGCAGCGCCGCCTCGGCGTTGCCGGCGAGGATCGTCTCGGCGCCGTCGTAGAGGATCTGGATGCGCGCCGCCGCGTCGCCGCGGCCGTCGCGCAGGGCGCGGTCGAAGTCGGGCGGGATGATCACCGCGGCGCTCACCTGGCCGGCGCGGAAGGCGCGGTCGATGGCGGCGCGCGACGGGTACGGGCGGAGAATGAAATCGCCGGTGGCGGCGATGTCGGACAGCACCCGGCGGCTGGCGCCGCTCTGCGACTGGTCGAAGACGCCGAGACCGAGATTCTTGGCCTCGGTGGACAGCGTGAAGCCGAACACCAGCAGCGCCGCCAGCGGCACGGCGATGAGCATGGCGAGGGTGAACGGGTCGCGCAGCGTCGCCCGCACCTCGCGCAGCATCAGGGTGAGGAGGCGGCGGCGGCTCATGCCGGCGCTCCGCGGCCGAGCAGGGCGCGGAAGACGTCGGCCATCGACGGCTGCGACACCTGCACCGGCGGCATGCCGTGCGCCCGCAGCACGGCGTCGAGCGCCGCCAGCGCCGGCGCCGTCATCGCGTCGATCGCCAGCTCGACGTCGCCGCCGTCGCCGCCGCCGATCGCGAAGCCGGCGGCGCGCAGCGCGGGCGTGGCGGCGGCGAGCGCCGCCGGCGGCGCGGCGATGCGGATGCGATAGCCGGGGGAGTAGCGGCGGCGCAGCTCCTCCGGCGCGGCATCGGCGATCAGGCGGCCGGCGTCGATGACGCAGGCCCAGTCGCAGTAGTCCACCTCCTCGAGGAAGTGGGTGGTGACGAAGACGGTGACGCCGGCGTCGCACTCCTCCTGGATGCGTTCCCAGAAGTTGGCGCGGTTGTGCACGTCGACGCCGGCGGTCGGCTCGTCGAGGAACAGCACCCGCGGCTGGTGCAGGATGGCGACGGCCAGGCCGGCGCGCTGGCGAATGCCGGCGGGGAGGTTCTCCGGCCGCTCGGCCTCGGCCTCGGCGAGGTCGAAGCGTTCGCGCAGCGCCTCCCAGCGCCGTTCGAGGTCGGCGCCGGCGAGGCCGCCGAGGCCGGCGTAGAACTCGACGTTCTCGCGCAGCGACAGGCCCTGGTAGAGGCTGACCTTCTGCCCCATGTAGCCGACGTGGTCGCGCACCCGGCGCGGGGTGGCGATGACGTCGACGCCGTCGACGGTGATCGCGCCGCCGGTCGGCTCGAGCAGGCCGATGAGCATGCGGATGGTGGTGCTCTTGCCCGACCCGTTGGCGCCGAGGAAGGCGAAGATGCTGCCGCGCTCGACCGTGAGGTCGAGGGCGTCGACGGCGGTGAAGTCGCCGAAGCGCTTGCTCAGCCCGCGGGCGACGATGATCGGCGCGCTCACGCCGTCGCCCCGCGGCGCGCCAGCGCCAGCAGCGTGGTCTCGGTGTCGAGGGCGGCGCGCTCGGCGACGTGCACCGGCGACGGCAGCGCCGCCAGGTCGGCGAGCACGCGCTCCGCCCCCGGCGTCCGCGGGCCGGGCACCTCGATGCGCGCATAGCGGCCGCTGGCGCGGGCGTCGTCGACGTACGGCAGCGCCCGCGCCGCCGCCGCGATGGCGCGCGGGTCGTCGCCCCAGGCGCGGTAGAGCTCGATCGCCAGCCCGGCGCGCAGCTCGCGCGGCGTGCCGTTCGCCACCACCCGCCCGGCATCGAGGTAGACCAGCCGCTCGCAGGCCTCGACCTCCTCGAGGTAGCTGGTGCTGATGAGGATGAGGCTGCGGTCGCGCCGCTCGCGCAGGATGGCCCAGATGTCGTCGCGCGCCACGACGTCGACCCCGGCGGTCGGCTCGTCGAGCAGCAGCAGCGCCGGGTCGGGCAGCAGCGCGCAACTGATCGCCAGCTTCTGTTTCATGCCGCCCGACAGCGCCGCCGCCGGCCGCGCCGCGAACGGCGCCAGGCCGGTGCGCGCCAGCAGCGCCTCGGCGCGGGCGGCGAAGACGTCCTCGGGCAGCCGGTGCAGCCGGGCGGTGAAGCGCAGGTTCTCCGCCACCGACAGCTCGCGCGGCAGGCTGAACGCCTGCGGCACGTAGCCGATCTGCGCCTTCAGCCCGCGCACCTCGCGGCGCAGATCGACGCCGAGCACGGTCGCCGCGTCGGCCTCGACCTCGAGCAGCCCGGCGAGAGCGCGCAGCAGCGTCGTCTTGCCCGCCCCGTCGGGCCCGGTGACGCCGACCACCTGCGCGCCGGCGATCGCCAGGTCGACGCCGGCGAGCCCGACGCGGGCGCCGAAGCGCTTGCGCAGGTTGCGCAGGCTGATGCGTGGGACGTCGTTCATCGGATCGCCGCGCCGCGCCGCCCCGCGTCAGGGCTCGAGATACACGTTGCCCTCGGTGCCCGGCCGGAAGCGCTCGACGCCCTCGAGGATCCGCACCTTGGCCCGGTACACCTGACCGATGCGGTCGTCGCGGGTCTCGATCTTCTCGGGCGTGAAGTTCGCCTTGTCGGCGAGGAAGCTGATCTCGCCCGGCACCCGGTGGCCGGGCGTGCTGTCGAGCTCGATCGCCACCCGCTGGCCGATGCGGACGTGGGCGAGATCGGCGACCGGCACGTAGATCTGCACGTACTGGTCGGTGGGATCGAGCAGCGCCAGCAGCGGCGTGCCCGGCTGCGCCAGCTCGCCGGGCCAGATGAACTGCGTCTCGACCCGGGTCGGCACCGGCGGCGCCTGCACCTGGTACTTGTCGTGGGTGACGCGCAGCTCGTCGAGGCGGCGCTCGGCGAGCTCGCGTTGCTGGCGCAGCACCTCGAGCTGATGGCGGGCGACCGCCACCGTGCCCGCCTCGGCCTCTGCGCGCGCCAGCAGGTCGCGGGCGCGGTCGCGGGTCGCGTTCGCCTGGTCGCGCCCGGCGCGCGCCTCGTCGAGCAACTGCTGGGTGCTGGCGCCGGTGCCGATCAGCTCGCGCTCGCGGGAAAAGGTCTGCTCCGCCAGGGTGGCGCCGGCCTCCGCCGTGCGCAGCTCGGCCTGGCGAGCGCTGACGTCCTGCGTCCAGGTCCGCTCGAGGGTCGCGACCTGCTCCTCCTGGCGGCGGATCTCGGCGTCGGTCACCCGCAGCCCCTGCTCGCTGGCGGCGATGCTGGCGGCGATGTCGCGGTCGTCGAGGCGGACGATGACGGCGCCGGCCGGCACCTGGTCGCCCTCGGCGAACGCGACCTCGAGCACGCGGCCCGGCACCTCGCTGCGGATGACGCGCTCCTCGCCCTCGACGACGCCGGTGTAGTGCGGCGGCCGATGGTCGCGGCGCCACACCAGCACGACCGCGGCCGCCACGGCGACCGCGAGCAGCGCGGCGACGAGCACGAAACGGCGGGGCATGTTCACTCCCTTCCCGGGGCGACGAGCGCCTCGAACGGCTCGCCGGTGAGCTGCTGCACCTCGGCGCGCCGGGTCTGCGCCTGGTACAGCGCGGTGGCGAGCACAGCGCGCTGCTCGGCGAGCAGGCGCTGCGCGTCGAGCACGTCCTTGCTCTGCGCCCGACCGACCGCGAACATCTGCCGGCGGATGCGCAGGTTCTCCTCCGCCTGGCCGATGGCGGTGGTGGCGGTGTCGAGCGCGGCCAGGCGCTCCTCGGCGCTGCGCAGGGTCGCGCGCAACGCCTGCTCGAGGGTGCGGAGCTGCGCCTGGAGCTGGACCTGGTTCTCGTCGATCGCCAGGCGCGCCGCGGCGATGCGCTCCTCGCGCTGGGTGTCGGTGCCGAGGTCCCAGCGCATGCCGGCGAAGCCGGAGCCGATCTGGTTCGGCTGGAACAGGTTCGAGGTCGAGTAGTCCATCGCGCCGCCGGCCTCGAAGCGCGGCAGGCGGCTGCGCTCGAGCGCGCTGAGCTCGGCCTCGAGCTGGCGCTGGCGCTCGAACAGCGCCGTCAGCAGCGGGTTGTGCTGCTGCGCCTGGCGCAGGGCGTCGTCGACGGCGGGCAGCGCGGGACGGGCGCGCAGGTCGGCGACCGCGGTGGGCGCGTCGACGTCGACGCCGATGGCGTCGTTGAACGCCCAGCGGGCGCGCTCGACCTCGACGTCCTCGCGCATCCGCCGCTGCTCGGCGTTGCGCAGCACCACGTCCACCTCGAGCACCTCGTTCTTGGTCACCTGGCCGGCGGCGAAGCGCGCCTGGGCGTCGGCGAGCTGGCGGCGGTAGAGCGCGATGGTCTCGTCGGTCACCTCGCGCAGGCGCTCGGCGGCGAGCCGGTCGAAGTAGGCGCGGGTCACCGCCAGGTCCTGCTCGAGCTCGACCGCCCAGCGCTGCGCCGCGGCGCCGCGATAGCCGGCCTGCGCCGCCGCCAGTTGCTGCCGCAGCTCGCCGCTGAGGTCGAGCGGCAGCAGGACCTGCGCGTTGACGGTGCCGGCGTCGCTGTCGCTGAGCACGACGTCGAAGGACGGCGGCGTCGTCCCCGGCGGGAATACGCCGGGTGGAATCTGCACGTGCGTCGAGCGCACGTCGCTGTACCAGGTGTAGCGCGCGCCCGCGGTGGTGGTCGGGAACAGCCGGCCGCGCGCCGCCAGCGCCTGGCGGCGGGCGATGCCGACGCGCAGCGCCTCCGCCTGCATGGCGCGGTTGCCGCCGCGCGCCTCGGCCAGCGCCGCGGCGAGACTGTAGACGGTCGGGCTCGGCGCCGGCGTCGGCGCCGCCAGCGGATCGACGACGCCGGCCTGCGGCGCCAGGGCGCGCACCGCCTGCCGGCGCCGCGCCGCGCTCCAGCCGCCGTCGCCCTCCGGCCGCCAGACGTCGCGCACCGCCGTGCAGCCGGCGAGCGCGGCGACCAGCAGCACCCCGCCCGCCCTCATCGCCGCCCCCCCCGCGCGGGCGCGGGACGCAGGGCCCGCATGCCGCCGAGCGAGAAGGTGGCGATGTGGTCGGCGATCGCCGCCAGTCCGGCGTGGTCGAGCCGCAGTCCGGGGCTGAGGTGCGGAAAGGCCGGCAACTGCGTGCGGTAGAAGAAGACCTGGCCGACGATGCTGAACATGCAGCGCTCGACGGCGTCCCGCGGCAGCGCCGGCTCGAGCCGGGCGATGATCTCCTCGGTCTCGCGCTTCATCGGCTCGATGAACTGGCGGACGATGTGCGGCAGCGCCGCGCTCGGATCGCACATCTCGCGCAGCATCAGCGTCCCGTGCAGCCCGGGAGGGGGCCCCATCAGCACCTCCAGCATGGCGGCGATGCGCGCCCGCAGCAGCGCTTCGAGCGCTGCCCGACCGGGCTTCGCGCCGGCCGGGAGCCGCGCCCCGCGCCGTTCCAGGGCCGCGGTGATGGCATCGAACTGGGCCCGCAGCACCTCGAGGTACAGGTCGTCCTTCGCCCCGAAGTGGTAGTGCGCCGCCGCCAGGTTGACCCCCGCGCGCTGCGCGATGTCGCGCGCCGTCGTGCCGTGGAACCCGTGCGCCGCGAACAGCTCGCTCGCCGCCTCGATGACGCGGCGCCTGGTGTCCGGGTGGCGGCCGGCGCGGGGAGATCGCAGGGTGGCGCTCATTTCGAACAGATGTTTAAAACAGACGTTGGAGGGCGGTCAAGGCGATGCCGCCGCGGCGCGCGGGCGCGCCGGTCGCCGGCGGGGCCGCGGGGCTCAGGGCGCCGGCGGGAAGCGGACGTACTCGTCGATGAGCTGCTGGGCGAGCGCGGTGGGCGGGGGCCGGTCGCCGTCGAGGCGGCCGCGCGCCCGCAGGTCGTCCACCAGGGTGTCGAGGATGGCGTCGAGGGCGAGGTCGTCGCGGTGCTGGCGCCAGGCGTCGCGCTCGCCGGCATCCGCGAAACAGTAGGCCTTCCAGGACACGGAGAAGCGCAGCTCGTCCCAGGCGTAGCGGGCGACGACGGCGGCGCCGTCGCGGATCGACCAGCGGCCGGCGCCGTCGAACACCAGGTGCATGCCGGGGCGCAGCGGCGCCATCTCGCCCGCGCAGGCGACGCGATCGACGCCGTGGAACACCGAATCGGTGTCGAGCAGGATGGCGCTGTTGCGCCGCGCCGGCAGCGCCACCGCCGGCCCCTCGGCGCCGTCCGGATAGAAGACGAAGTCGCCGCCCCGGCAGGCGCTGAACCAGGCGACGCCGGTGACGATCGGCATGCGCCAGGCCTCGAACAGGCGCGAGTGGTGCATCACCACCATGAGCCACTGCGGGAAGCGCTTGCGGTTGGCGCCGCGGAATTCCGGCACGTCGGTGTGGATCGCCAGCTCCTGGCCGGGGACGAGGATGTTGGCGTAGACGATCGCCGGCTCGATCAGCGGCCGCCCGTGCACGGCGCGGGCGGCCGCCAGGAAGCCCTCGTGATGGAGAAACGGCTCGATGCCGGGCAGGCGGACCTCGTCGCCGTAGGCGTACTCCTCGCGGAAGTAGTTGGTGCGCGCCGCCAGGACGCGCAGCGGCTCGCGCCGACCGGAGCGGCCGCCGCTGCGGATGAAGTTCATCACCGCGTCGTGGCGCTGCGCCAGTCCCTCGCCGATCTCGGTCGGCGACGCCTCCTGCGAGTACATGCCGTAGCGGCCGAAGCGTTCGCACAGCCGCACCATCGCGTCGGCCTGCGCCGGCGCGAGCAGCGGATCGAAGCGCTGGTAATGGTGCGCCATCGCTCACTCGACGCCGCGCAGGGTCGGGGCGATGCCGGTGCTGCCGTGATCCATGCCGGCCGCGGCGTACAGCGCGCCGCCCATGCCGAGTTTCTCGGCGGTGCTCGCGCCGGCGGCGACGAGACCGCCGTCGGCGACCAGCGCCTCGCCGGTGACGAAGCGGGCGTCGTCGCTGGCGAGAAAGAGGGCGACGCCGGCGATGTCCTCGGGCCGGCCGGCGTCCGGCCAGGGCTGGCAGCGCGCCGCGAGCGGCGCCATCGCCGCCTCGTCGCCGCGGTGCACGAGCGGCGTCAGGATCAGCCCGGGGCAGATGGCGTTGACGCGGATGCGCTGCGGCGCCAGCTCGACGGCGACGGCGCGGGTCAGGTTGATGACCGCCGCCTTGGCCGCCGAGTAGGCCTGCGGCCCGTCGCCGCCGGAGAGCCCGGCGATGGAGGCCGTGTTGATGAAGCAGCCGCCCTCGCCCTGCGCCTTCATGATGCGGGCGCCGTGCTTCATGCCGAGGAAGACGGCGCGCACCAGGACGGCGAAGGTCTGGTCCCACTCCTCGGCCTCGAGGTGGGTGATCGGTCCGAAGGCGCCGGCGACGCCGGCGTTGTTGCAGACGCAGTCGAGGCGGCCGAACGCGGCGGGCGCGGCCTGCACGGCGGCGGCGACGTCGGCCTCGCGGGCGACGTCGGCGGGCACGAAGCGGATGCGCTCGCCGGCGCCCGCCTGGCGCGCCAGCGCCATCGTCGCCTCGCCGCTCGCCGGGTTCAGATCGGCGATCACCACCCGCGCGCCCTCGGCGAGAAAGCGCAGCGCCGTCGCGCGCCCGATGCCGTTGCCGCCGCCGGTGATCACCGCCACTTTGCCGTCGAGTCGTCCCGCCATGGTGCCGCCTCCTTCACATGCCGCGCTGGACCGGCGCAAGGTTGACTGCCATGTACCCTGTCGGCGCCGCGGCGCCGAGAGCCTGCATGCGCTACGAGCTGTTCGTCGCCCTCCGCTACCTGCGCGCCAAGCGGCGCGAGGCCTTCATCTCGCTCATCACCTGGATCTCGACCCTCGGCATCGCCATCGGGGTGATGACGCTGACCATCACGCTGGCGGTGATGACCGGCTTCGAGGGCGACCTGCGCGACCGCATCCTGGCCTTCAACCCGCACGTCTCGATCTGGGGGCAGCTCGGCTCGATCGCCAACCCGGCGCAGGTGGTGAGCACGGCGCGCGCCGTGCCCGAGGTGGTCAGCGCCGAACCCTTCGTCTACGGCCAGCTCATGCTGTCGACGCCGAGCGAGTTCGCCGGCGTGCTGGTGCGCGGCATCCGGCCCGACGGCGCCGGCGCCGACGACCTGGCGGCGCGGCTGCGCAGCGGCTCGATCGCGGATCTCGGCCGCACCGTCGCGGTGCCGCTGGGCGAGGGGCGCGGCGCCACGGCGCAGTTGCCCGGCATCATCCTCGGCACGGCGCTGGCGGAGAAGCTGAAGGTGCACGTCGGCGAGGCGGTGAGCGTCGCCGCCGCCGCCGCGGGCACGGCCGGCGTGCCGCGCCTGCGCCGCTTCGCGGTGGTCGGCGAATTCAGCTCCGGCATGCCGGAGTACGACAGCGGCCTCGCCTACATCGCGCTCGCCGACGCGCAACGGCTGTACGACATGGACGGTTCGGTGACCGGCGTCGAGATCAAGCTGCGCGACCTCTACCAGGCCAACCGCGTCGCCGGCCAGCTCGCCGCCACGCTCGGCATCGGCTACCGCGTCCGCGACTGGATGGCGGCGAACAAGAACCTCTTCGGGGCGCTGGCGCTGCAGAAGTCGGTGTATTCGATCGTGCTGCTGCTGATCGTGCTGGTCGCCGCCTTCACCGTCCTGGCGACGCTGGTGATGGTGGTGATGGAGAAGCGGAAGGACATCGCGATCCTCAAGTCGATGGGCGCCAGCGGCGGCAGCATCGGCCGCATCTTCATCTACAAGGGCCTGATCATCGGCGGCATCGGCACGCTGCTCGGCAACCTCGGCGGCATCGGCGGCTGCTGGCTGCTGAAGAACTACCAGGTGGTCGAGCTGCCGAAGGACGTGTTCTTCGTCAACACCGTGCCGGTGCAGGTCCATGCGCCGTACTTCGTCGCCGTCACCGCCGCGACGCTGGCGATCTGCCTGCTGGCGACGCTCTACCCGGCGCGCAAGGCGGCGCGCCTCGCGCCGGTGGACGTCATCCGCTACGAGTGAGGCGCGTCCCGCTCCGTCTGGCGCGCGCGGCGCTGCTGGTCGCCGGCGCCCTGCTGGCCAGCGCCTGTCCGCGCGCCGCGCCGGCGCCGGATGCGGCGCGCGCGCCGCGGCGCGTCGAGCTCGATCCCGCCGATCCCGCCCGCCTGCTGGTCGTGGAGCGCGGCGGCGGGGTCGGCATCTGGCGCGTCGACGACGCGGCGGCGCCGCGCGGCGAGCGGTGGCTCGATGCGCGGGCGACCGACGCGCGCTTTCTCGCCGGCGGGCTCGGCGTCGTCAGCGGCGGCGCCGACGGCCGCGTGCGCCGCTGGTCGAGGGACGGCCGCGACATCTGGACGAGCGCCGCCGGCGCGCCGATCCGCGCCCTCGCCGCGAGCCCGGATGCGATCGCCGCCGCCGGCGAGGACGGCCGCATCCGGCTCTGGACGCTCGCCGGCGCGCCGGCCGGCGAGCTCGCCACCGACGCCGGCATACTGCTCGCCGTCGCCTGGTCGCCGCGCGGCGACTGGCTGGCGGCCGAGGGCGCCGACACGCGGCTCCGGCTGTGGCGGCGCGACGCGGCGGGCGGCGCCTTCGTGGCCGTGGCGACGTTCCGCCCGATCGACGCGCGCTACGCGCAGCTCGTCCCCAACCTGGTGCGCCACGACGTCGCCTGGGGCTGGGACCGCTCGCTCGCCTTCGCGCCCGACGGCGCGTCGCTGATCGCGGCGGACTTCGGCGGCGCCGTGGAACGCTGGCGCCTGAACGGCGAGCGCGACGGCGCCCTGCCCTCCGCCGGGCCGCACCACATCCGCGCCCTCGCGGTGGCGCCCGACGGCCGCGTCGCCGCCGCCGCGCACGACGGGACGCTCCGCGTCTGGCCCGCCGACGGCGGCGAGCCGGCGGCGTGGCCGGGGCACGAGGGCAGCGCGACCGGCATCGCCTTCGCGGCCGACGGGAGCCGCCTGGCGAGCGCCGGCCTCGACGGCCGGGTCGTGCTGTGGCGGAGCGACGGCGAGCGCCTCGGCGCGCTGCCGTCGGCGCGGTGACCACGCCTTGGAGCGCCGCGCTCCCCGCGGCCGCGCGATGCCAGGGCGCGCGGCGCCGGCGGCGCGGAGGCGCGGCCCCTCCCGGCGGTGGCGGATCACATGTTGAGGCTGGCGATCTGCATCAGGAAGCCCATGTCGCCCTCGACCTTGATCTTGCCCTGCATGAACAGCATCTGGCCGTTCTGGCTGCCGTCCTGCATCCCGACGTAGTCGGCGATCGCCATCCGCAGCAGGGTGCGCGGCGCCGGCGCGCCGTTGAAGCACAGCTCGACCTTGAATGGATCCTTGTCGGCGCGCGCCAGCTCGAGCGCCATCGTGCCCTTCAGCGCCTTGGCGCGGCCGCTGTTGTCCGGACGGCCCGGGCGGTTGGCCGGCAGGATGATGCCCAGGGTGGCGCCGTTGCGGTTCAGCACGGCGTCGCGCCAGTCGTCGACGCCGAGCGTGACGGCCAGGTTGGCGTCCTTGGCGCCCGCGCTGACCTGCATCTGCCCGTTCGCGATCGTCGCGTGCCAGGCGCCGCCGCCGTCGCCGGTGAGCGTGAACTGGATGGCGAAATCGCCCGGCGCGGCGGCGCCGCCGTCGCTCTGTGCCTGGAAGCCCAGCGGCAGCAGTTGCTCGAAGAACTGCTGCGGCGTGACGTCCTCGGAGACCTGTGGTGCGTCGGCCATGGATGTGTCCTCCCCCTACGAGTGTGGCGTCGGTCGTGATCGGCTGCGACGTCCCTCGTGCCATGCCGCGCCGCCGCGGGCAACGGCCGCGGCGCCACTGGTCGCATGCCGCCGCCGTGTCGCCGCGGGGCGCGCCGAACCGGCGGTCGGCTGCAACCGGCTCGGCTTTCCGCTAGGCGACCGGCGATGGCCGACGAGCTTCCCGCCCGCCTGCGCGTGCTGTCGGCGAACCTGTGGAACGGCGTCGCCGACGCCGACGGGTTCGCCGCCCTCGTCGAGCGCGTGCGGGCCGACGTGGTCGCCGTGCAGGAGCTGACCCCGTGGCAGGCGGACGCCCTGCGCCGCCGCCTGCCGCACGGCCTCCTCGAACCGGCGACCGACTACACCGGGATGGGCATCGCCGCGCGCGTGCCGCTGGCCGTGCGCCGGCTGCCGCTGCCGCGGCGCGACGCGCGGCTGGCGGAGCTGCGGCTGGGGACCGCCGACGGCGCCTCGGTCGCGGTCGAGCTGCTCAACCTCCACGTCCTGGCGCCGCACACGCTGCCGACCTGGAAGACCGTCGCCGGCCGGCGCGGCCAGTGGCGCGGCCTCGAGCGCCATCTGCGCGCCAACCCGCAGCGGCCGCGGATCGTCGTCGGCGATTTCAACTCGACGCCGCTCTGGCCCTTCTACCGCCGGGTCGCCGACCACCTGCAGGACGCGGCGCTGATCCACGCCCGCCGCCGCGGCGGCCGGGCGGCGCGCACCTGGGGCCCGTGGGCCGGCGCGCCGCGCCTGCTGCGCATCGACCACGCCTTCGTCCAGCACCTGGAGGTCTTCGACTTCGCGGTCGTCGAGGTGCCGAGCGGCGACCATTCGGCGGTGCTGGTGGAGATCGGCGCGCGGGGCGCGAGCCGCTCGGGCGCCGCCGCTCCTTGATCCGCCGTCCCGGGCCGCGCTATCCGGCCGCGTGCCGCGCTTCTCGGTCTCGCAGATCACGACCCTGCACTGGCCGTTCGAACGCGACGTCGAGGCCGTCGCGGCCGCCGGCGCGCCCGGGATCGGGATCGCGATCCGCAAGCTGGAGGCGGTGGGGATCGACCGGGCGGCGACGCTGCTGCGCCAACGTCGGCTGGCGGTCTCCTGCCTGACCTCGTCGGGCTGCTTCCCGCTCGGCGACGAGGCCGGCGAGCGCGAGGCGCTGGCGCGCACCCGCCGCCACCTCGAGGCGGCGGCGGACCTCGGCGCCGACTGCCTGATGGTGCTGCCGGGCGGCAACCCGGCGCTGAGCTGGGAGGAGGCGGCGGCGCGAGCGCGGCCGC
The genomic region above belongs to bacterium and contains:
- a CDS encoding endonuclease/exonuclease/phosphatase family protein encodes the protein MADELPARLRVLSANLWNGVADADGFAALVERVRADVVAVQELTPWQADALRRRLPHGLLEPATDYTGMGIAARVPLAVRRLPLPRRDARLAELRLGTADGASVAVELLNLHVLAPHTLPTWKTVAGRRGQWRGLERHLRANPQRPRIVVGDFNSTPLWPFYRRVADHLQDAALIHARRRGGRAARTWGPWAGAPRLLRIDHAFVQHLEVFDFAVVEVPSGDHSAVLVEIGARGASRSGAAAP